The Vicia villosa cultivar HV-30 ecotype Madison, WI linkage group LG1, Vvil1.0, whole genome shotgun sequence genome includes a region encoding these proteins:
- the LOC131608141 gene encoding sulfite exporter TauE/SafE family protein 3-like: MALQVKMKTTSRTASTLIWLVSWSLIMIYHVSLAERILEDKKPENFMQKRYFSWYTGKSSYERVWPEMKFGWRIVVGSIVGFFGAALGSVGGVGGGGIFVPMLTLIIGFDPKSSTAISKCMITGAAGSTVYYNLRLRHPTLDMPLIDYDLALLFQPMLMLGISIGVAFNVMFADWMVTVLLIVLFIGTSTKALIKGINTWKQETIMKKEAAKMLESGSTLEYASEEDYTSLPADLQDEEVPLLDNIYWKELSVLVYVWVAFLIVQIFKTYSKTCSIEYWILNSLQVPIAISVTLYEAICLSKGTRVIASKGKEVIQWKFHKICLYCFCGIVAGMVSGLLGLGGGFILGPLFLELGIPPQVASATSTFAMVFSSSMSVVQYYLLDSFPVPYASYLVLVATIAALTGQYVVRKIIAIFGRASIIVFILAFTIFLTAIGLGGVGIGNMVEKMENEDYMGFYNICHHKS, encoded by the exons ATGGCTTTACAAGTTAAAATGAAGACAACATCAAGAACAGCATCAACACTTATATGGCTAGTCTCATGGAGCCTGATCATGATCTATCATGTCAGTTTAGCTGAAAGAATATTGGAAGATAAAAAACCCGAAAATTTTATGCAAAAGAGATATTTCTCTTGGTATACTGGAAAGTCTTCCTATGAACGTGTTTGGCCT GAAATGAAATTTGGTTGGAGAATTGTTGTAGGGTCTATTGTTGGATTTTTTGGAGCAGCATTGGGTAGTGTTGGAGGGGTAGGAGGTGGAGGGATTTTTGTACCTATGCTTACTTTGATCATTGGTTTTGATCCAAAGTCTTCTACAGCTATCTCTAAGT GTATGATTACAGGAGCAGCGGGATCAACTGTGTATTACAATCTGAGACTCAGACACCCAACACTAGACATGCCACTTATAGATTATGATCTGGCTTTGCTTTTCCAACCTATGTTAATGCTAGGAATTAGCATTGGTGTTGCATTTAATGTCATGTTTGCTGATTGGATGGTTACCGTTTTGCTGATCGTTCTATTCATTG GTACATCCACAAAAGCTTTAATCAAAGGCATCAATACATGGAAACAGGAAACAATCATGAAGAAG GAAGCAGCCAAGATGTTGGAATCAGGTTCTACTCTTGAAT ATGCTTCTGAAGAAGATTACACGTCATTACCAGCTGATCTACAAGATGAAGAG GTTCCTTTACTGGACAACATTTACTGGAAAGAATTATCAGTCCTTGTCTATGTTTGGGTGGCTTTTCTCATTGTTCAGATTTTTAAG ACATATAGCAAAACCTGTTCCATAGAGTACTGGATTCTTAATTCTTTGCAG GTGCCTATTGCAATTTCTGTTACACTTTATGAAGCCATATGCTTAAGCAAAGGAACAAGAGTGATTGCATCAAAGGGAAAGGAAGTCATACAATGGAAGTTTCATAAGATTTGTCTTTATTGTTTCTGCGGAATCGTTGCGGGTATGGTTAGTGGATTGCTTGGCCTAGGAGGTGGCTTCATTTTGGGACCATTGTTTTTGGAACTCGGAATTCCTCCTCAG GTAGCTAGTGCTACATCAACATTTGCTATGGTTTTCTCTTCTTCCATGTCAGTGGTACAATATTATCTTCTAGATAGCTTTCCGGTACCCTATG CTTCATACTTAGTTTTGGTTGCGACCATAGCTGCATTAACGGGCCAATATGTGGTGAGAAAGATAATTGCTATCTTTGGTAGAGCATCTATCATCGTCTTCATATTAGCTTTCACAATTTTTCTGACCGCAATCGGTTTAG GTGGGGTGGGAATAGGAAACATGGTTGAGAAGATGGAAAATGAGGATTATATGGGATTTTACAATATCTGCCACCACAAATCTTAG